DNA sequence from the Tissierella sp. MB52-C2 genome:
AGATATGGATATTGTATCATAATTCCTTAAATATGTTTTAAAGATGGTGCCCATTGGTTGAACCCACTTTTTATTTAATCCATTTTCTGCATTTAATATCCCAACAACATTTCCTACTTGCCCTGCGTTACAGTCTACATCCAGACCTCCAAGCCCCACTAAATAAATTGTTTTATCATAGTCACCATTTCCAAACCATAAAGCTATTACTTCAATAGCTGCATTTGGATATGCATGAACAAGATTATATTTTTTAAATTGTTCTTCACATATGATAAAAGCCTCTTCTGCTGTATTTACCTTTTTACAAGTCTCTAAAGCAAATTTCACAACACTATAATATTGGCTTTTAGATGGCAATATTTCTATAGTATCAACAATTATTTTTCTAATATCTTTTTCTACAAAAGCTAGTGATGTCATCACTGCATTAAATACTTCTCCTATAATTCCATTATTATAATGTGATATCTGTCCATCTATCCAAGCTAATCTAGCTGCTTCCAGAGGGTTTCCTGGTGCTACCATACCACAGATTGCACCTCTCATCTGAGCACCAATCCATTCTTTATAGGGATTATTTTGCCTGCCTGAATATGGAGGCAATATTCCTAAGAACAAATTTTTAAGAGCAATATCTTCGGCAGACCAAGCATATGGAATCAAGGAAATCCAGTAATCTGCTATATACTCAGATTTAATTTTCTTTCCATATTCATTCATTGCCAATAGGAATGCTATCTCAAATGTAATATCATCGTTATAAGCACTTGGCTTCTTTAAATAACTTTCTACCTTTCCAAAGTCCCTTTTTATAGTTTCTCTTGAATAACCTTCTAATGCAGTACCAAAAGACCCTGCACAAATTTGACCCATCCAGCCCCAATATATCTGATTTTCCAGTCTTCCCTCATCTATATCTATCTTATTTATAAAATTACTTGCATTTTTAAATTGTTCCCAAGTCTTATATTCTTCATAATTCCAATAGTCTGAATCCTTGTCTTTAGGTGCTTTGCTTAATGCTTGGAATATTTTTGAAGTATATTTCATTAGAGCAGCATCATCATTGTTTGAATAAGCTCTGATTCCTTCCTTAAAGTATTCTTCCGCCTTAGAAACATCTCTTCCCATATTTTCAACGGATTGAATTGCACCTGCAATCAAACAAGCGGGGGCACCAGAACCTGGTGCCTTACTATGCCACATGGTTCTAATTTTATTCATTTCATGTTTTTGTGATGCACTTTGTGTCCAATCCTCATCATCTTCTATGACAATATGCCCTTTAGCATTGTCTACTATATTTTTAGCATACTCCCATGCTTTCATCACAACACCACCTTTATACATTTTTATAAATATTATTTACTATACATACCATCAAGTTTAGTCAAGCAATCACACATATATTCTACAAATTCTTTTCTATTTATATCTAATAAGACAAGAACATTAGGCTCCTTAGCTGGAACAGGTCTTATATCAGCTAAGGTCATTCCCCTCGTAATATCTCCTTGAGTCTCAATATCTACATGATATTTTTTACCCTCAAACAAATCAGGTCTTAACAAATAACCTATTGCACAAGGATCGTGTAAAGGGCTGCCTTCAAAACCAAACTTTTTACTTGCTATGGAATAAAAGTCCAATAATTCTGCAACAAAATTTGATACCTTACCTTTAGCCTTAAGCTCTTTTCTTTCGTCTTCCATTATCATAGCCTTGTTAGTTACATCTAGACCTGCCATCACAATATCTATTCCTGAATTGAATACAATTTTTGCCGCTTCAGGATCTACATAGATATTAAATTCTGCAGAAGAAGTTCTATTTCCAGTATAAATACCTCCACCCATTAGACATATTAAATCAATCTTCTCTTTTATCTCGGGAAAACTTCTTAATAACAAAGCTATATTGGTTAAAGGTCCGATAGGCACTAAAGTCACTTTCTCCTTAGAGTCTTTTATTTTTTCATACATGAATCGAACAGCGTGGGTATCAACGATTGAATATTTAGGCTCTGGAAGAACTGGACCATCCATTCCTGAAATCCCATGAGCATCTGCACCAGTGTGTATTTCTCTAGTAAGTGGATAAGCTTCACCTACTGCAACTGGAATATCTTCGTTTAAAAAAGATAATATCTTCAATGTATTATTAGTTACCTTATCTAATAGTTGATTTCCACCAACGGTTGTTATTCCTAAAATATTTAATTTATCTTTATTTGCCAATGCCATAAGTATGGCTATTGCATCATCATGTCCAGGATCGCAATCTATAATTATATTTCTCATATCTTACTCCTTCATCTTTCTCTTTTTTGTATCAGCTATTGCATATATTAACAGACCTACTACAGTAGTTAAATATGGCATGATTTTAATAAGTTCAGAAGGTATATTCAATAGTTGCAAAGTGTTTGATAAAGCATCTGCTACTCCAAATAATAAAGATGATAAGGTTGTACCTAAGACAGTCCCTTTGCCCATAGCTTCTGCTGCAAGTGCAATCCATCCACGCCCTGCTGACATACCCCTTGAAAACCAAGATACATATCCCATTGATAAAAATGCACCACCAAGACCTGCAAATACACCACTTAAGGCAATTGCCAAATATCTTATTTTTATAACATTTATCCCTACAGATTTTGCTGCATTTTCATTTTCGCCAACGGACTTAATTCGCAAGCCCAAAGATGTTTTATTCAATAAAAACCATACACCTATTGTAGATAAAATTCCTACATAAGTTAATATATTATGTCCAGAAATAATTTCTCCTAAAACAGGAATTTTATTAATTATAGGTATATTTAAGTTAGGTAAAACCTTACTAGCTAATGAAGAAGAAGTTCCTTTATCTCCTGTTAAATAATATAATAAAAATATAGTCACACCATCTGCAAAGAAATTTGTAGCAATACCACCTAAGATAACATCAGTTTTTAATTTAAGTGTAAAATATGCTAATATGCTAGCGGTAATCAAACCTACTAGAATTGCTCCCAGCAATCCTAAAAATGCACTTTTAGTATATGCACTAGCTACTACCCCTGCTAATGCAGACATTAGCATTATACCTTCAATCCCTATATTTACCGCACCTGCCCTATCTGAAATCAAAGCACCCAATGCGGCAAATAATATAGGTGTTGTAACTCTTATAGCTGAAAAAGCGAATTCAGTAGTGAAAATCGTTTCCAGTAATTTATGCATCTTTATTTACCTCCTTTAGGAGCATTCTTTGTCTATAATTTTCAAGGAATTTTCCTCCTGAAATTAGTAGAATTATAACTGCTTGCATTATGAAAACCATTTCTGATGGAACATTTGTCATTCTAGCCATTAGATCAGCACCAATTCTTATATATGCAATAAACAATGCAGAGAAAATCACATTTCCAGGCTTATTTTTTGCCAGCATCGCCACTAGTGCTCCATCAAACCCCAGTCCTGGAAGAGCAGCCCATTTAAATCGATCATACATACCAATTACTTCTACAGCCCCTCCCATACCAGCA
Encoded proteins:
- a CDS encoding ADP-ribosylglycohydrolase family protein — its product is MKAWEYAKNIVDNAKGHIVIEDDEDWTQSASQKHEMNKIRTMWHSKAPGSGAPACLIAGAIQSVENMGRDVSKAEEYFKEGIRAYSNNDDAALMKYTSKIFQALSKAPKDKDSDYWNYEEYKTWEQFKNASNFINKIDIDEGRLENQIYWGWMGQICAGSFGTALEGYSRETIKRDFGKVESYLKKPSAYNDDITFEIAFLLAMNEYGKKIKSEYIADYWISLIPYAWSAEDIALKNLFLGILPPYSGRQNNPYKEWIGAQMRGAICGMVAPGNPLEAARLAWIDGQISHYNNGIIGEVFNAVMTSLAFVEKDIRKIIVDTIEILPSKSQYYSVVKFALETCKKVNTAEEAFIICEEQFKKYNLVHAYPNAAIEVIALWFGNGDYDKTIYLVGLGGLDVDCNAGQVGNVVGILNAENGLNKKWVQPMGTIFKTYLRNYDTISISELVELTLKSIDSMK
- a CDS encoding nucleoside hydrolase, with the translated sequence MRNIIIDCDPGHDDAIAILMALANKDKLNILGITTVGGNQLLDKVTNNTLKILSFLNEDIPVAVGEAYPLTREIHTGADAHGISGMDGPVLPEPKYSIVDTHAVRFMYEKIKDSKEKVTLVPIGPLTNIALLLRSFPEIKEKIDLICLMGGGIYTGNRTSSAEFNIYVDPEAAKIVFNSGIDIVMAGLDVTNKAMIMEDERKELKAKGKVSNFVAELLDFYSIASKKFGFEGSPLHDPCAIGYLLRPDLFEGKKYHVDIETQGDITRGMTLADIRPVPAKEPNVLVLLDINRKEFVEYMCDCLTKLDGMYSK
- a CDS encoding ABC transporter permease, which gives rise to MHKLLETIFTTEFAFSAIRVTTPILFAALGALISDRAGAVNIGIEGIMLMSALAGVVASAYTKSAFLGLLGAILVGLITASILAYFTLKLKTDVILGGIATNFFADGVTIFLLYYLTGDKGTSSSLASKVLPNLNIPIINKIPVLGEIISGHNILTYVGILSTIGVWFLLNKTSLGLRIKSVGENENAAKSVGINVIKIRYLAIALSGVFAGLGGAFLSMGYVSWFSRGMSAGRGWIALAAEAMGKGTVLGTTLSSLLFGVADALSNTLQLLNIPSELIKIMPYLTTVVGLLIYAIADTKKRKMKE